A genomic region of Lysinibacillus sp. 2017 contains the following coding sequences:
- the fabF gene encoding beta-ketoacyl-ACP synthase II → MEKRRVVVTGIGAVSPIGNTAELSWKNVVAGKSGIGPLTRVDTSKFPVSVAAEINDFNIEDYIEKKEARKMDRFTHYALAASMMAAKDADLTITEEMAPRVGVWIGSGIGGMETHEQQFLTFQERGVRRVSPFFVPMMIPDMAAGQVSIYLGAKGVNSCSVTACASGTNSIGDAFKVIERGDADVMITGGAEAPIVTMAVAGFCSNTALSLNPDRNTASRPFDKNRDGFVIGEGAGILILEDLEHAKSRGAKIYGEVVGYGSTGDAHHITAPAPNGEGAARAMSMALNDAGVVPEQVGYINAHGTSTPYNDLFETQAVKTVFGDHAYKLAMSSTKSVTGHLLGAAGGVEAIFTVLALKEGILPPTMNLHDPDPECDLDYVPNEARKADIDYALSNSLGFGGHNACLLFKKYTD, encoded by the coding sequence GGTAAATCAGGAATTGGTCCGTTAACACGTGTTGATACAAGTAAATTTCCAGTATCGGTAGCGGCTGAAATAAACGATTTTAATATAGAAGATTATATTGAGAAAAAGGAAGCACGTAAAATGGACCGCTTTACCCATTATGCGCTGGCTGCTTCAATGATGGCCGCGAAGGATGCCGACCTTACGATTACCGAAGAAATGGCACCGCGCGTAGGGGTATGGATTGGTTCGGGAATTGGCGGAATGGAAACACATGAACAACAATTTCTAACATTCCAAGAGCGCGGGGTTCGTCGTGTTAGCCCATTCTTTGTACCGATGATGATTCCAGATATGGCAGCAGGGCAAGTATCGATTTATTTAGGGGCAAAAGGCGTGAACTCTTGCTCGGTTACAGCTTGTGCATCAGGTACGAACTCGATTGGGGATGCGTTTAAAGTGATTGAGCGCGGCGATGCAGATGTGATGATAACAGGGGGAGCAGAAGCACCGATTGTGACAATGGCTGTTGCTGGATTTTGTTCGAATACGGCACTATCATTAAATCCTGATAGGAATACCGCTTCTCGTCCGTTTGATAAAAATCGCGACGGTTTTGTTATTGGGGAAGGCGCTGGTATTTTAATATTAGAAGACTTAGAGCATGCAAAGTCGCGCGGGGCAAAAATTTATGGTGAAGTTGTTGGATATGGTTCAACAGGGGATGCTCACCATATTACTGCGCCGGCTCCAAACGGTGAAGGGGCAGCGCGTGCCATGTCAATGGCGTTAAATGATGCAGGTGTCGTACCAGAGCAAGTTGGTTATATTAATGCGCACGGTACAAGTACACCATACAATGATTTATTTGAAACACAAGCAGTTAAAACTGTGTTTGGTGACCATGCTTATAAACTAGCGATGAGCTCAACGAAAAGTGTGACGGGGCATTTATTAGGAGCGGCTGGTGGTGTTGAAGCCATCTTTACGGTGCTTGCATTAAAAGAAGGAATTTTACCCCCAACAATGAATTTACATGATCCAGACCCAGAATGTGATTTAGATTATGTACCAAATGAAGCACGTAAAGCGGATATTGACTATGCGCTAAGTAATTCACTAGGCTTTGGCGGGCATAACGCATGTTTATTATTTAAAAAATATACTGATTAA
- the trpS gene encoding tryptophan--tRNA ligase, translating into MKTIFSGVQPTGTITLGNYIGAIKQFPALQDDNNAIYCIVDQHAITVPQDRLELRKNIRSLAAMYIAVGIDPKKSTLFIQSEVPAHAQAGWMLQCVASIGELERMTQFKDKSNGKETVSAALLTYPPLMAADILLYNTDIVPVGDDQKQHIELTRDLAERFNKRYNDVLTIPDIQLPKEGARIKSLQEPLKKMSKSDTNTKATIRLLDTPKEIEKKVKSAVTDSEGIVKYDIENKPGVSNLLTIESALSGLSIADLEAKYAGKGYGDFKAGVAEAIITHLTPIQERYYALIDSPELDEILDEGAIKANAIASKTVKKMENAMGLGRKRR; encoded by the coding sequence ATGAAAACCATCTTTTCTGGCGTACAGCCAACAGGAACAATTACTTTAGGAAACTACATCGGTGCGATTAAACAATTCCCTGCACTACAGGACGATAACAACGCGATTTACTGTATCGTTGACCAACATGCGATTACCGTACCACAAGATCGTTTAGAACTACGCAAAAACATTCGTTCATTAGCAGCAATGTATATTGCAGTTGGCATTGATCCAAAAAAATCTACATTATTTATCCAATCTGAAGTACCAGCACATGCACAGGCAGGATGGATGTTGCAATGTGTCGCTTCAATTGGCGAATTAGAGCGTATGACACAATTTAAAGATAAATCAAACGGCAAAGAAACGGTTTCTGCCGCACTATTAACATACCCACCACTTATGGCAGCTGATATCCTTTTATATAATACCGATATCGTGCCCGTTGGTGATGACCAAAAGCAACATATCGAATTAACTCGTGATTTAGCAGAGCGTTTCAATAAGCGCTACAATGATGTATTAACGATTCCAGACATTCAATTACCTAAAGAAGGCGCGCGTATTAAATCCTTACAAGAGCCACTGAAAAAAATGTCAAAATCTGATACAAACACAAAAGCAACAATTCGTTTACTAGATACACCAAAAGAGATTGAGAAAAAAGTTAAATCAGCAGTAACTGATTCTGAAGGCATCGTAAAATATGACATTGAAAACAAACCAGGTGTTTCAAACTTATTAACAATTGAATCTGCATTATCAGGGTTGTCAATTGCTGATTTAGAAGCGAAATATGCAGGTAAAGGTTACGGAGACTTTAAAGCGGGTGTTGCTGAAGCTATCATTACACACTTAACGCCAATTCAAGAGCGCTATTATGCATTAATCGATTCTCCTGAATTAGATGAAATTTTAGACGAAGGTGCTATTAAAGCAAACGCCATCGCCTCAAAAACGGTTAAGAAAATGGAGAACGCGATGGGCTTAGGGCGTAAACGACGATAA
- the spxA gene encoding transcriptional regulator SpxA, with amino-acid sequence MLVTLFTSPSCTSCRKAKAWLEEHDIPYTERNIFSEPLTISEIKEILRMTEDGTDEIISTRSKIFQKLNVDVETLPLQRLYELIQEHPGLLRRPIILDEKRLQVGYNEDEIRRFLPRKVRAYQLQEAQRMVN; translated from the coding sequence ATGTTAGTAACATTATTTACTTCACCAAGTTGTACTTCATGTCGAAAAGCAAAAGCATGGTTAGAGGAACATGATATTCCATATACAGAGCGCAATATTTTTTCTGAACCTCTTACAATTAGTGAGATTAAAGAAATTTTACGTATGACAGAAGATGGAACAGATGAGATTATCTCCACTCGCTCAAAAATCTTCCAAAAATTAAATGTCGATGTTGAGACATTACCTTTACAACGTTTGTACGAGCTTATCCAAGAGCACCCAGGCTTATTACGCCGCCCAATTATTTTGGATGAAAAACGTTTACAAGTAGGCTATAACGAAGATGAGATTCGCCGATTCCTACCTCGTAAAGTTCGCGCATATCAATTACAAGAAGCACAACGTATGGTTAACTAA
- the mecA gene encoding adaptor protein MecA: MDIERINENTLKLFITYSDIEDRGYSREEIWYNRAKGEELFWDVIGDVNTDDYFDLDGPIWIHINASEVGLEVVVTRASVNNDSETSSMVGAFEDDFHIADQLNEMEESIFNSLGKAIKEDEPIENARFRFKDIDDLVPLATRAVQLDVKSTLYKWEDDYYLFVDLKEMDLNEAKNVIALCSEYLPASKVTLHRLEEYAQVIIAENCFETIVNYF, encoded by the coding sequence ATGGACATCGAACGCATTAATGAAAATACGTTAAAACTTTTTATAACGTATAGTGATATCGAAGACCGCGGTTATAGTCGTGAAGAGATTTGGTACAATCGCGCTAAAGGTGAAGAGCTTTTCTGGGATGTCATTGGTGATGTGAATACAGACGATTATTTCGATTTAGATGGTCCGATTTGGATTCATATCAATGCATCAGAAGTTGGCTTAGAGGTCGTTGTCACACGTGCATCTGTCAATAATGATTCCGAAACTTCATCTATGGTAGGCGCTTTCGAAGACGACTTCCATATAGCAGACCAATTAAACGAAATGGAAGAGTCGATTTTTAACTCGCTCGGCAAAGCAATAAAAGAAGATGAGCCAATTGAAAATGCGCGATTCCGCTTTAAAGATATTGATGATTTAGTTCCATTAGCAACACGTGCAGTACAATTAGATGTAAAATCGACACTTTATAAATGGGAAGATGACTACTATTTATTCGTTGATTTAAAAGAGATGGACTTAAATGAAGCCAAAAATGTGATCGCATTATGCAGTGAATATTTACCGGCTTCAAAAGTGACACTTCATCGTTTAGAAGAATATGCACAAGTCATTATTGCTGAAAATTGCTTTGAAACTATTGTTAATTATTTTTAA
- a CDS encoding competence protein CoiA yields the protein MLVAITKEQKLFQLQREMSHDDLRQLKETNPFFCPQCKEPLLLKIGTIKIPHFAHLKNNACDSFFSEGESAAHLLGKQQLYSLFTRLQLPTVVEPYLPQIQQRPDLLVTKDDEQYAIEFQCSKIAGPLFQNRTNGYQVVNINPVWLLHTPNAHFKTVGITKISINHTNAQFIQTYKKQHYLITYDVQREMFYYVSNLIPIQGLQYFGVIQELPLTQQNFPFFIPKVMSKQTFQMIFTKVLMIRNTTLRSRLFLSKKGVNDSFLRAIYEMQCTIFKLPHFIGIPVECSAPLPVPNVEWQLLLFYFLQCHELTPQSMHLKSIPYFLKWAKLDEGKQMVQAVDNYLELLKKLAIENVHSDILEEQLIHLLYDQLVAFG from the coding sequence TTGTTAGTAGCTATAACAAAAGAGCAAAAACTTTTTCAGCTTCAGCGCGAAATGTCACACGATGATTTAAGACAACTAAAAGAAACGAATCCATTTTTTTGCCCGCAATGTAAAGAACCTCTACTATTAAAAATAGGGACGATTAAAATTCCTCATTTTGCCCATTTGAAGAATAATGCCTGTGATTCCTTTTTTTCAGAAGGAGAATCCGCAGCCCACCTACTCGGAAAGCAGCAACTGTATTCGCTTTTTACAAGGCTTCAACTTCCAACAGTTGTAGAGCCCTATTTACCGCAAATTCAACAACGCCCTGACTTGCTTGTGACAAAAGATGACGAGCAATATGCTATCGAGTTTCAATGCAGTAAAATTGCTGGGCCGCTATTTCAAAATCGTACAAATGGCTATCAAGTTGTCAATATAAACCCCGTTTGGCTCCTCCATACTCCAAATGCCCACTTTAAAACTGTAGGTATAACGAAAATTTCCATCAATCATACAAACGCACAATTTATTCAAACGTATAAAAAGCAGCACTATTTAATAACCTATGATGTCCAACGTGAAATGTTTTACTATGTCAGTAATTTAATACCGATTCAAGGTCTGCAATATTTTGGCGTCATTCAAGAGTTACCATTAACGCAGCAAAACTTCCCATTTTTTATTCCGAAAGTAATGTCAAAACAAACATTTCAAATGATTTTTACAAAAGTACTGATGATTCGTAATACAACGCTTCGTTCTCGGTTATTCTTAAGTAAGAAGGGTGTAAATGATTCATTTTTACGAGCCATTTATGAAATGCAGTGTACCATTTTTAAACTCCCTCATTTTATCGGCATTCCTGTTGAGTGTTCTGCACCACTTCCAGTACCCAATGTAGAGTGGCAACTATTATTATTTTATTTTCTACAATGTCACGAGTTAACGCCGCAATCGATGCATCTAAAGTCCATTCCTTATTTTTTAAAGTGGGCGAAATTAGATGAAGGAAAACAAATGGTACAAGCGGTCGATAACTATTTAGAACTTCTAAAAAAACTGGCTATTGAAAATGTGCATAGTGATATACTGGAAGAGCAATTAATTCATTTACTTTACGACCAATTGGTTGCATTTGGTTAA
- the pepF gene encoding oligoendopeptidase F, translated as MAKKVITRNEVPEQLTWDLTPIFESDEAWEVELKEVEKLSEQAANFKGKVADSAESLYNTLQYSDAMYERLNKLYVYSHLKHDQDTADGKYQDLDGRVRSIAAKVGAAWSFITPEILALDEATLNSYAASYEPLALYKQSLKEVNLGRPHILSADKEELLAQMAEVSGASGSTFSALNNADLEFPKIKGEDGEEIQLTHGNYIMQLESDNREVREAAFKAVYKTYGQFKNTFASTLAGNVKAHNASAKIRNYDSARHAALSNNFIPEKVYDQLISTVHDYLPALHRYVELRKKVLGVDELHMYDLFTPLVKEVKMEVAYEDAKKTMVESFAPLGKEYQETVQKGLDSRWVDVLENKGKRSGAYSSGTFGTNPYVLMNWHDNINNLYTLAHEFGHSMHSYYSRANQPYQYADYSIFVAEVASTCNEELLFDHLMKTLDDDKKKIYLLNQWLDGFRGTVFRQTMFAEFEHIIHEMDAKGEALTAEKLTSIYYDLNKQYFGDAVTVDEEIGLEWARIPHFYYNYYVYQYATGQSAATALSKQILEEGKPAVDRYINNFLKAGCSNFPIEVLKAAGVDMESPEPIALACQVFEEKLNELEKLLLNN; from the coding sequence ATGGCGAAAAAAGTAATAACGCGTAATGAAGTTCCAGAGCAATTAACATGGGACTTAACACCGATTTTTGAATCAGATGAAGCTTGGGAAGTAGAGTTAAAAGAAGTTGAAAAACTATCTGAACAGGCAGCAAACTTCAAAGGCAAAGTAGCGGATAGCGCGGAAAGCTTATATAACACATTACAATATAGTGATGCAATGTATGAGCGTTTAAACAAATTATACGTATACTCTCATTTAAAACATGATCAAGATACAGCGGATGGAAAATACCAAGATTTAGACGGCCGCGTTCGTTCAATAGCAGCAAAAGTTGGTGCAGCATGGTCATTCATTACTCCAGAAATTCTAGCTTTAGATGAAGCGACTTTAAATAGCTACGCAGCAAGTTATGAACCACTAGCACTTTACAAACAAAGCTTAAAAGAAGTGAACTTAGGTCGTCCGCATATATTATCTGCTGACAAAGAAGAGCTACTTGCACAAATGGCTGAAGTATCAGGTGCATCTGGTTCAACATTCAGCGCTTTAAACAATGCTGACTTAGAATTCCCGAAAATTAAAGGGGAAGACGGCGAAGAAATCCAATTAACACATGGTAACTACATCATGCAATTAGAAAGTGATAACCGTGAAGTACGTGAAGCTGCGTTTAAAGCGGTTTACAAAACATACGGTCAATTTAAAAATACATTTGCTTCTACGTTAGCTGGTAATGTAAAAGCACATAACGCATCAGCAAAAATTCGTAACTACGATTCAGCGCGTCATGCAGCACTTAGCAACAACTTCATCCCTGAAAAAGTGTATGATCAATTGATTTCAACAGTTCATGATTATTTACCAGCCTTACACCGTTACGTAGAGCTACGTAAAAAAGTGTTAGGCGTGGATGAATTGCATATGTACGATCTATTCACACCACTTGTTAAAGAAGTGAAAATGGAAGTAGCGTATGAAGATGCGAAGAAAACAATGGTAGAAAGTTTCGCACCACTTGGTAAAGAATATCAAGAAACCGTACAAAAAGGGTTGGATAGCCGTTGGGTAGACGTGCTTGAGAACAAAGGAAAACGTAGCGGGGCATACTCTTCAGGTACATTTGGTACAAACCCATATGTATTAATGAACTGGCATGATAACATTAACAACCTATACACATTAGCACATGAATTTGGTCACTCGATGCACAGCTATTACTCTCGTGCCAACCAACCATACCAATATGCAGATTACTCAATTTTCGTTGCAGAAGTAGCTTCTACATGTAACGAAGAGTTATTATTCGATCACTTAATGAAAACATTAGATGACGATAAGAAGAAAATCTACTTATTAAATCAATGGTTAGACGGCTTCCGCGGTACAGTATTCCGTCAAACAATGTTCGCTGAATTTGAGCATATCATTCATGAAATGGACGCAAAAGGCGAAGCATTAACTGCAGAAAAATTAACGTCAATTTACTACGACTTAAACAAACAATACTTTGGCGACGCAGTAACAGTAGATGAAGAAATCGGGCTTGAATGGGCACGTATTCCACACTTCTATTACAACTACTACGTGTACCAATATGCAACAGGTCAATCTGCTGCAACAGCGTTAAGCAAACAAATTTTAGAAGAAGGCAAACCAGCTGTAGATCGTTACATTAACAATTTCTTAAAAGCAGGTTGCTCGAACTTCCCAATCGAAGTACTAAAAGCAGCTGGTGTAGATATGGAATCTCCAGAGCCAATTGCACTTGCATGCCAAGTATTCGAAGAAAAATTAAATGAGCTTGAAAAATTATTATTAAATAATTAA
- a CDS encoding DUF6366 family protein, producing the protein MSKRKETPEQTRERLYREEQKKNPAGNFNDNLNRTQAGMPNTTGMSIKEIGVLILIILVIFIVYSIYKSF; encoded by the coding sequence ATGTCTAAAAGAAAAGAAACACCAGAACAGACAAGAGAGCGTTTATATCGAGAAGAACAAAAAAAGAATCCTGCTGGAAATTTTAATGACAATCTTAATCGCACACAAGCAGGTATGCCTAATACTACTGGAATGAGTATTAAAGAAATCGGTGTATTAATTCTAATCATTCTTGTTATTTTTATTGTATATAGTATTTATAAGTCATTCTAA
- a CDS encoding DsbA family protein: MNNVQLLQQPITPSACNKPIELYIFIDPLCPEAYAMQMTLRKLQIEYGHYFTCRYVLSTELSALNCMTNRMKGCVTGAELDITHPALPSIAIKAAELQGKRAGFRYLNKVQEVAALKTRNINSHATLLAIAQHVNLDMNEFTTDFGSKEAARAFQGDLYLTREMEVEQIPSIVFFNECIEDEGLKVGGSYNYEVYEHILRELLDEELIRQPLPGLDELFDRFSTMTTAEVAEIYSINEQAAERELKKRMLQQKVERVMTDDLTLWRAKSTETNRASNMSV, encoded by the coding sequence GTGAATAATGTCCAACTTTTACAGCAACCAATAACACCTTCTGCATGTAATAAACCGATTGAGTTATATATTTTTATTGACCCCCTTTGCCCAGAAGCCTATGCAATGCAAATGACATTACGTAAGCTTCAAATCGAATATGGTCATTATTTTACATGTCGATATGTACTGAGTACGGAACTTTCTGCACTAAACTGCATGACGAACCGTATGAAGGGCTGTGTTACAGGAGCAGAATTGGATATTACGCATCCAGCATTACCTTCTATCGCGATTAAGGCAGCTGAACTACAAGGGAAACGTGCAGGATTCCGCTATTTAAACAAAGTACAAGAAGTAGCGGCGCTCAAAACACGCAACATTAATTCACATGCAACATTGCTTGCCATTGCACAGCACGTTAACTTAGATATGAATGAATTTACAACAGATTTTGGCTCGAAAGAAGCAGCACGTGCGTTCCAAGGTGATTTATATTTAACTCGCGAAATGGAAGTCGAACAAATTCCAAGTATTGTCTTCTTTAATGAATGTATTGAAGATGAGGGGTTAAAAGTAGGTGGCTCTTACAATTACGAGGTGTATGAGCATATTTTAAGAGAACTTCTCGATGAAGAATTGATTCGCCAACCCCTTCCTGGACTGGATGAACTATTTGATCGTTTTTCGACAATGACAACAGCAGAAGTGGCCGAGATCTATTCAATCAATGAGCAAGCCGCAGAGCGCGAACTAAAAAAACGTATGCTGCAACAAAAGGTGGAACGTGTTATGACAGACGATTTGACACTATGGCGTGCAAAATCAACTGAAACCAACCGAGCAAGTAACATGAGTGTTTAA
- a CDS encoding globin gives MNRKYTIPYEELGAEKLSELINAFYSRVAKHPLLIPIFPKDLTETIRKQIQFQTQYLGGPDLFTEEHGHPMMRARHMHFKITPDRAQAWLECMAEAMDEVGLDGKFREVYYKRLLMTAHHMVNAPNDEEGFE, from the coding sequence ATGAATCGAAAATATACGATTCCGTATGAGGAACTCGGCGCTGAAAAGCTTTCTGAATTAATTAACGCGTTCTACTCTCGAGTGGCGAAGCACCCTTTATTAATTCCTATTTTCCCTAAAGATTTAACGGAAACCATCCGTAAACAAATTCAATTCCAAACGCAGTATCTTGGCGGACCAGACCTTTTTACAGAAGAACATGGTCATCCGATGATGCGCGCTAGACATATGCATTTTAAAATTACACCCGACCGTGCCCAAGCATGGCTTGAATGTATGGCAGAAGCAATGGACGAAGTAGGCCTAGACGGCAAATTCCGTGAAGTGTACTACAAACGTCTTTTAATGACTGCTCACCATATGGTCAATGCCCCCAATGATGAGGAGGGATTTGAGTGA
- a CDS encoding lytic transglycosylase domain-containing protein produces MKTLLELQAMQNLGTSNDSNSSTLSSNSTLFSELINDLMNEQTTGTSSTLNGLGDVGTLQQLMDSIQSNGSETNSNSANSYIASFLLNNSGNSLLTSNVTTTSEVEETPNLEQYAKDYTGKTAYTNLLAGAEQYSAEIAKAAKTYNIPEKLIASVMKQESNFNTDAKSGAGASGLMQLMPSTARYLGVNDSFNPEQNIMGGAKYLRQMLNQFDNNIETALAAYNAGPGNVKKYDGIPPFKETQNYVKNILNYYNA; encoded by the coding sequence ATGAAAACGTTGTTAGAGTTACAAGCGATGCAAAATTTAGGAACTTCAAATGATTCAAATTCAAGCACGCTTTCTTCAAACTCAACACTTTTTTCTGAACTAATTAATGATTTAATGAATGAACAAACGACAGGCACATCAAGCACTTTAAACGGCTTAGGTGATGTCGGCACATTACAACAATTAATGGATTCAATCCAATCGAACGGTTCTGAAACAAATTCAAATTCTGCAAATAGTTACATCGCATCATTCTTGTTAAACAACTCTGGCAATTCTTTGTTAACATCAAATGTTACTACGACAAGCGAGGTTGAGGAAACACCCAACTTAGAACAATATGCGAAGGATTACACAGGTAAAACCGCGTACACAAACCTTTTAGCTGGGGCTGAACAATACAGCGCTGAAATCGCAAAAGCCGCGAAGACGTATAATATTCCTGAAAAGCTAATCGCTTCTGTTATGAAACAAGAATCGAACTTTAATACAGATGCCAAAAGTGGTGCTGGGGCATCAGGCTTAATGCAATTAATGCCTTCTACTGCACGCTATTTAGGGGTTAATGACAGTTTCAATCCAGAGCAAAATATTATGGGCGGGGCCAAATATTTACGTCAAATGTTAAATCAATTTGACAATAATATTGAAACCGCACTTGCAGCCTATAACGCAGGTCCAGGAAACGTCAAAAAATATGATGGCATTCCACCATTTAAAGAAACACAAAACTACGTTAAAAACATTTTAAATTACTATAACGCCTAA
- a CDS encoding CYTH domain-containing protein yields MSQEIEIEFKNLLTKEQYEHLLQVFSIDAAQIHRQTNHYFDTPQNHLQKLASALRIRELRDSIQCTLKEKTAEHQHLETTDLISKEQAKAMLNGGEVMSPSVKARLEHYAVPLDALHCYGTLTTDRVEIPFQGGLLVFDHSFYLQCDDYEVEYETNDETFGKNVFLQFLNQHNIEPKAAPKKVVRFITALKNQKG; encoded by the coding sequence TTGAGTCAAGAAATTGAAATTGAATTTAAAAATTTATTAACAAAAGAGCAATATGAGCATTTACTACAAGTTTTTTCAATCGATGCTGCTCAAATTCATCGTCAAACGAACCATTATTTTGATACACCCCAAAATCATTTACAAAAACTAGCGAGCGCTTTACGCATTCGTGAGTTACGTGATTCGATCCAATGTACATTAAAAGAAAAAACGGCCGAGCACCAGCATTTAGAAACGACTGATTTGATTTCAAAAGAACAAGCAAAAGCCATGCTTAACGGCGGTGAAGTAATGTCGCCCTCTGTAAAAGCAAGACTAGAACATTATGCAGTCCCACTTGATGCGTTACATTGTTACGGAACATTGACAACAGACCGTGTAGAAATCCCTTTTCAAGGGGGGTTACTTGTTTTTGATCATTCTTTTTATTTGCAGTGTGACGATTATGAGGTAGAATATGAAACAAATGATGAAACATTTGGAAAAAATGTTTTCTTACAATTTTTAAACCAGCATAATATTGAGCCGAAAGCAGCACCAAAAAAAGTTGTGCGCTTCATAACGGCCTTAAAAAACCAGAAAGGCTAG
- a CDS encoding GTP pyrophosphokinase family protein — protein MGQWEIFLSPYKQAVDELKIKLKGMRSQFGIMSANSPIEFVTGRVKPLASIYDKSLAKEIPFEPTTHLGNELQDIAGVRIMCQFVDDIATVSELIRQRDDMKVIEEKDYITHSKPSGYRSHHMIIEYPVETIQGRIVIVGEIQIRTLAMNFWASIEHSLNYKYKGIFPEEIKNRLQSAAEAAFRLDEEMSLIRSEIQDAQAYFSEIKEAPNPAIHKSTDKKERER, from the coding sequence ATGGGACAATGGGAAATCTTTTTAAGTCCATATAAACAAGCAGTGGACGAATTAAAAATTAAATTAAAGGGTATGCGTTCACAATTTGGAATAATGAGTGCCAACTCGCCAATTGAATTTGTAACAGGACGGGTAAAACCGTTGGCGAGCATTTACGATAAATCGCTTGCTAAAGAAATTCCGTTTGAACCTACTACTCATTTAGGCAATGAACTACAAGATATTGCAGGTGTACGTATTATGTGTCAGTTCGTTGATGATATTGCGACGGTTTCTGAACTAATTCGTCAACGAGATGATATGAAAGTCATTGAAGAAAAAGATTATATTACACATAGTAAACCGAGTGGCTATCGTTCACACCATATGATTATTGAATATCCAGTAGAAACGATTCAAGGACGTATAGTGATTGTGGGAGAAATTCAAATTCGCACATTAGCGATGAATTTCTGGGCATCGATTGAACACTCGCTTAATTATAAATATAAAGGGATTTTCCCTGAAGAAATTAAAAATCGCTTACAAAGTGCAGCAGAAGCAGCGTTCCGATTAGATGAAGAAATGTCATTAATTCGTAGTGAAATTCAAGATGCACAAGCATACTTCAGTGAAATAAAAGAAGCACCAAATCCGGCTATCCATAAGTCAACTGACAAAAAGGAGCGTGAAAGGTAA
- a CDS encoding NAD kinase: MKFSIQSRRDDQSNELMGLAKSYLIDFGLQYDEEDPEIVLSIGGDGTLLHAFHRHSHRLDKVAFVGIHTGHLGFYADWKPSELEKLVLSIAKKEFNVVEYPLLEIQVHRHQSQSSTYLALNETTIKSPDVTLVMDVELNGEHFERFRGDGLCISTPSGSTAYNKALGGAIIHPTLQALQITEMASINNRVFRTVGSSLVLPAHHNCVLKPVNEQQFNMTVDHLSMTETDVKSMTFNVANEKVRFARFRPFPFWERVHDSFISNE; encoded by the coding sequence ATGAAGTTTTCAATTCAATCACGCAGAGATGACCAATCAAATGAGCTAATGGGCCTTGCAAAATCGTATTTAATTGATTTTGGTTTACAATACGATGAAGAAGACCCTGAAATTGTTTTATCAATCGGTGGTGATGGTACACTTTTACATGCGTTTCACCGCCATTCGCATCGTTTAGACAAAGTAGCATTCGTTGGGATTCATACAGGGCATTTAGGATTTTATGCAGATTGGAAACCTTCTGAACTTGAAAAATTAGTATTATCGATTGCCAAAAAGGAATTCAATGTTGTAGAGTACCCGCTTTTAGAAATCCAGGTTCATCGTCATCAGTCGCAATCAAGCACGTATTTAGCGCTAAATGAGACAACGATTAAATCACCAGATGTGACACTCGTTATGGATGTTGAATTAAATGGAGAACATTTTGAACGATTCCGTGGAGATGGTTTATGTATTTCCACACCATCGGGAAGTACGGCTTACAATAAAGCGCTAGGCGGCGCGATTATTCATCCGACATTACAAGCCTTGCAAATTACCGAAATGGCATCGATTAATAACCGTGTATTCCGTACAGTTGGTTCGTCACTTGTATTACCAGCACATCATAACTGTGTATTAAAGCCAGTAAATGAGCAGCAATTTAACATGACGGTGGACCATTTAAGCATGACGGAAACCGATGTGAAGTCAATGACATTTAATGTAGCAAATGAAAAGGTACGATTTGCACGTTTTAGACCATTTCCATTTTGGGAGCGTGTACACGATTCATTTATTTCTAATGAATAG